TCGCCCAGCGAAGAGGCCTGCAGCCTATCCGTTTGGGGCCAGACGATACACGCAGTCACGACCATTCGATGCACATTCGTTTTTATTTGGCTCCGCTCAGAAACCGGCCGCCGACGATGATCGAAGGAAAATCTTATTACCAAATTGCAGCCAGCGTCCATTACGAGGTGGATCGGCCCAGACGTTTACATTCCTACGTCGACGAATGCCCTCTATGCGGCTGTACAGGTGAATACTCCGCGTACATGGGTGCCGCGCACAAGGACAAAGATGAGAAGGTGCACGATCCTTTAGGAGTAGAAATTTTATTATACGGCACAATAAGAGGCGAAAAAATTATCGCTTTCGAAGGCGTAAACTCCTTGCAGCAAAAATATGCAATGAACCTGCGCGTCATCAAACCTTTTCGCGATGACATGAACACAGCCAACTTGGGATTGGTGATTATGAACAAAGTGCTATAACCAGCGGTTTCGTTTTCATGAAAAATGTGAAAAACCTCGTTACAGAAGGTTTTCCACATTTTTTCTTTTTGTCCTTGACTTTTAATTTCAAATGTGACGGCTGCTGCAATTAAAAATTAAAAGAAGCAAGAGCCTCGGAGGCGCTATAATCGCAAACACACAGCGCCGTGGCCTGTCCCCTTTTTGTTGCTACTTCTCCAATTAAACGGCAGAGATCATCCGGGTTCAGAGGCTGGCGTCCAAATCGTTTGTTATCGCTTTCGGATTGACACGCCGTCCGGTTTCGTCGTGATGAGCTCCCTTGGTCAAAATGACGATCTGCTCCCGATTGCCTCTTTCCTTCATCCATCGGCCGATCGTTCGTTCGCTGGCGCCGTCTTCCCCATATTGATACGCAGTATCGATCGCGTTGCCTCCGCTTGCCGCAAATTCGTCCAGCAAGCTGCTGATAAGCTCGAAGTTCTCGGCTCTAAAATGATCTCCGCCCATAATCAGCTGGCCGACGGGTTTATGCAATCCTTCAATGGAAATTCGTTTCATCAGTCCGCAGCCCCTTTCGAAAGGAATTTAGGGTAAGTGCTTTCCCTGCTTGAGCTTGTGTCCGGTATACCGCGACCAAAAACGTTTCGACAATAAGCAGGCCGTAATTTTTTGGCGAAATCTGTCTGAATGGCATGCAGCTCGGAATAACGGAGTTTTGCAAAATTTCGCAAAGCATCTTCCCATTCCGGGGGGATTTCAGTATAATGGGGATTAAGCGCTTAACCAAACTCCTTTCAACAAGCAAGCACGTCCAAATTATAGCCATTGCGAGGTTTGAAACTATGGGGAAACTGACAGTAGGCATCATCGGCGCAGGCCGAATCGGAAGACTGCACGCGGAGCACTTGAGCCGCAACGTGCGGGTAAGCATCAAGATGATCTCCGACGTATTTGTGACGGACGAATTGAACTCGTGGGCCACAGATTTGGGCGTCGGCCGCGTAACGAACGATTACAAAGACATTATGCAGGATCCGGATATTCAAGCCGTCTTTATTTGCTCGTCGACGAATACGCACGTTCCGTTTATTACCGAAGCCGCTCAGGCGGGCAAGCATATTTTTTGCGAAAAGCCGATCAGCCTCGATTACCGGCAAACCGTGGAAGCGCTTGAAGCGGTGCAAAAAGCGGGTGTGCTTCTGCAAACCGGCTTTAACCGCCGGTTCGACCATAACTTCAAGCGGGTGCGCGAGCTCGTTCAGAACGGCACGGTCGGACAGCCGCATCTGATCAAAATCACATCCCGCGACCCGGCGCCGCCGAGCCTCGACTATGTGAAAGTATCCGGCGGCCTGTTTATGGATATGGCCATTCACGATTTCGACATGGCCCGTTTCGTTTCGGGCAGCGAGGTGACCGAAGTCTACGCGCAGGGCGCGGTGCTTGTCGATCCGGCGATCGGGGAGCTCGGCGACATCGATACGGCGATCATCACGCTGAAGTTCGCTAACGGCGCACTCGGCGTCATCGATAACAGCCGCAAAGCCGTTTATGGCTACGACCAGCGCGTCGAAGTGTTCGGCTCGGAAGGCAGCGTAGGCACGAACAACGACTTCCCGAACACGGCGGAGATCAGCACGAAAAACGGCATCATCCGCGACAATCCAAAGTTTTTCTTTCTGGAAAGATATCACGATTCCTACATCGACGAGACCCGCCAGTTTATCGACAGCGTCCTGAACGGGGAAAAGGTGCCGGTCGACGGCAACGACGCGCTGCAGGCGGAGAAAATCGCGTTTGCCGCTAAACGATCGCTTTCGGAAGGAAGACCGGTCAAGCTTGAAGAAGTTAAATAGGGCTGCCGAATAATAGGCGGACCAAGTTTTTCCACTCGGGAGGGAGCAACAAACGATGACAGCCTCGAATTTGATCGTCAGCAGCTCCAAGCTGCGCAAGGGTGACGGCAATGTGCTTGCCATCACGCCGGAATCGGCGGGTTGGACTTACGTCGGCTTCGAAGTGTACCGCTTGCAGGAAGGGCAGCAGCTCCGTCAGGAAACGGGAGACCAGGAAGTATGCGTCGTCATTATGACGGGAAAAGCGAATGTGGCGACCGCGAAGGAAAAATGGGAAGACCTCGGCGGCCGGATGAACGTGTTTGAGCAGGTGCCGCCTTATTCGGTGTACGTACCGAACGGGGACCATTATGACATCGAGGCGCTGACCGAGCTGGAGGTGGCGATATGCCGCGCTCCCGGCAAAGGCACTTACCCCGCGCGCCTCATTCCGCCGTCCGAGGTCGGTGTGGAGGTTCGAGGTAAGGGCAATGCGCAGCGGTACATCCACAACATTTTGCCGGAGGGGAAACCGGCGGACAGCCTGCTCGTCGTCGAGGTGTTTACGCCGAACGGCCATTGGTCGAGTTATCCGCCGCACAAGCACGACCAGGACAATTTGCCCGAGGAGTCTTATCTCGAGGAAACGTACTACCACAAGGTTCAGCCGGAACACGGCTTTGCGATACAAAGAGTATATACCGACGACCGTACGCTGGACGAAACGCTCGCCGTGCGGAATGGCGATGCGGTGCTTGTGCCGAAAGGCTACCATCCGGTATCGGCGCCTCCGGGTTACGATGTTTATTACTTGAACGTTATGGCCGGGCCGACTCGGACGTGGAAGTTCAAGAACGATCCGGATCATGAATGGATTTTCAATGAGTGGACGAAGTAAACGAGCCGGAGCGCGGGGCGGTGATTCGGGCGGTGCAGCCGCTCCGGATAAGCCTCTCGCTTAACAAGGAGGATCCTATGAGCTACATTACTTTTGAAGAAAACCGCCCGATGGATTTCATCGGCTTGGGCCGTTTGTGCATCGATCTTAACGCCAACGAAATTCATCGTCCGATGGAAGAGACGCGGACGTTTACCAAATACGTGGGCGGATCTCCCGCCAACATTACGATTGCGATCGCCCGCCTCGGGAAAAAAGCCGGCTTCATCGGACGCGTGTCCGACGATCAGCATGGCCGCTTCATCACGAACTACCTGAAGGAGCGCGGCATCGATACGTCGAGCGTCATTACCGACAAATCCGGCAGCGTGACGGGGCTCGCTTTCACCGAAATCAAATCGCCGACCGACTGCAGCATCCTGATGTACCGTGACAATGTCGCCGACCTGAAGCTCGAGCCGGCCGACGTGAAGGAAGAATACATCAAAAATGCGAAGACGATTATGATTTCCGGCACGGCGCTTGCGGCAAGCCCGTCGCGCGAAGCGGTGTTCAAGGCGGTGGAGCTTGCGCGCAAGCATAAGGTCGTCGTGTTCTTCGACATCGACTACCGCCCGTACACGTGGGCTTCCAAGGACGAAGTAGGCATCTACTGCAGCCTTGTCGCCAAGAAAAGCGACGTCATCCTCGGCGGTCGCGAGGAGTTCGATTTCCTCGAAGCGCCGTACGGCCCGCTGAAGCAGGACGACCGCGCGACGGCGGAAAACTGGTTCCGCCATAACGCCAAAATCGTGCTCGTCAAGCGCGGCGGCGACGGCTCCACCGCTTTTACGCACGACGGCCAGTCGTTCAAGGGAACGACGTTCCCGGCGAACGTCGTTAAGACATTCGGCGCAGGCGACTCGTTCGCCGGGGCGTTCATCTACGGCCTGATGAACGGCTGGGACATTTCGCGCAGCCAGCAGTTCGGCGCCGCTTCCGCCTCCATCGTCGTGTCCAGCCACAGCTGCTCCGACGCGATGCCGACGGCCGAAGAAATCCAGGCGGTTATCGATAAGCATACGAGCAAGTAACGCAGAATAGACGATCGGAACGAACAACTTTTAAGGAGAGATCACCGTGACTCAAATATTGAAAAACTTTATCGGCGGCAAATGGGTGGAAGCGACCTCCGGCAAAACCGATATCGTGCCGAATCCGGCGACAGGCGAAACGCTGGCTCACGTGCCGCTGTCCTCGAAGGAAGATGTCGCCGCCGCCGTGGCTGCGGCCAAAGCGGCCTTCAAGGAGTGGAAAAACGTAGCGGTACCGCGCCGCGCGCGCATTATGTTCAAATATCAGCAGCTGCTCGTCGATAACTGGAAAGAGCTCGCCGAGCTCGTGACCAAGGAAAACGGCAAAAGCTACGGCGAAGCGTACGGCGAAGTGCAGCGGGGCATCGAGTGCGTCGAGTTCGCGGCCGGCGCGCCAACGCTGATGATGGGCAGCAATCTGCCGGATATCGCTACAGGTCTTGAGTCGAACTTCCACCGCTATCCGATCGGCGTCGTCGGCGGGATCACGCCGTTCAACTTCCCGATGATGGTGCCGTGCTGGATGTTCCCGCTGGCGATCGCCTGCGGCAACACGTTCGTGCTGAAGCCGTCCGAACGCACGCCGCTGCTCGCTAACCGGCTCGCCGAGCTCTTCAGCGAAGCGGGGCTGCCGGACGGCGTGCTTAATATCGTGCACGGCGCTCATGACGTGGTTAACGGCCTGCTCGAGCACCAGGATGTCAGCGCGATTTCGTTCGTCGGCTCCCAGCCGGTAGCCGAATACGTATACAAAACCGCCGCGGCGCACGGCAAACGCGTGCAGGCTTTGGCCGGCGCGAAAAACCACGCGATCGTCATGCCGGATGCCAACATGGACCTCGCGATCAAAGAGATCATCAACGCGTCGTTCGGCTCCGCCGGCGAGCGCTGCATGGCGACATCCGTCGTCGTTGCGGTAGGCAAAGCGGCGGATGAGCTGATCCCGCGTCTCGTGGAAGCGGCGAAGGCGATCACGATCGGCAACGGCCTTGACGAAGGCGTGTTCCTCGGTCCGGTTATCCGCGACTCGCACAAAGCCCGCACGGTTTCCTATATCGAAACCGGGCTGAACGAAGGTGCGATTGCGCTGCTTGACGGCCGCGAAGCTCCGGCTGCCGGCGGCGACGGTTATTTCGTAGGCCCGACGATTTTCGACCATGTGAAAAAAGGGATGAAAATTTGGTCCGACGAAATTTTCGCGCCGGTGCTTTCCATCGTTCGCGTCGAAACGCTCGATGAGGCGATCGAGCTGGCCAACGCGTCCGAGTTCGCGAACGGCGGCGTGCTGTACACCGACAGCGCGAAGGCGATCCGCCATTACCGTGAAAACATCGATGCGGGCATGCTCGGCATCAATGTCGGCGTACCTGCGCCGATGGCGTTTTTCCCGTTTTCGGGCTACAAAAAATCGTTTTACGGCGATCTGCATGCCAACGGCAAAGACGGCGTCGAATTTTATACCCGCAAAAAAATGGTCGTCGCGCGTTACTAGTAGAGAGTGTTCAAAAAGCGAGCGAAGGAGTTTAGGGGTATGCTGAAGGAGCGTAAGCGTTCGCCTTTGAGATCGTAAATTAACCTTTATATTTTATTTATAAATTTACGATCTCAAGAGCGACCGGAAGCATTCCCCTACTCCGAAGCGACGCACCTTTTTGAACGTACTTTTGAAGGCGGCTAACGACAGGG
The window above is part of the Paenibacillus hamazuiensis genome. Proteins encoded here:
- a CDS encoding aldo/keto reductase gives rise to the protein MKRISIEGLHKPVGQLIMGGDHFRAENFELISSLLDEFAASGGNAIDTAYQYGEDGASERTIGRWMKERGNREQIVILTKGAHHDETGRRVNPKAITNDLDASL
- the iolG gene encoding inositol 2-dehydrogenase; the protein is MGKLTVGIIGAGRIGRLHAEHLSRNVRVSIKMISDVFVTDELNSWATDLGVGRVTNDYKDIMQDPDIQAVFICSSTNTHVPFITEAAQAGKHIFCEKPISLDYRQTVEALEAVQKAGVLLQTGFNRRFDHNFKRVRELVQNGTVGQPHLIKITSRDPAPPSLDYVKVSGGLFMDMAIHDFDMARFVSGSEVTEVYAQGAVLVDPAIGELGDIDTAIITLKFANGALGVIDNSRKAVYGYDQRVEVFGSEGSVGTNNDFPNTAEISTKNGIIRDNPKFFFLERYHDSYIDETRQFIDSVLNGEKVPVDGNDALQAEKIAFAAKRSLSEGRPVKLEEVK
- the iolB gene encoding 5-deoxy-glucuronate isomerase, encoding MTASNLIVSSSKLRKGDGNVLAITPESAGWTYVGFEVYRLQEGQQLRQETGDQEVCVVIMTGKANVATAKEKWEDLGGRMNVFEQVPPYSVYVPNGDHYDIEALTELEVAICRAPGKGTYPARLIPPSEVGVEVRGKGNAQRYIHNILPEGKPADSLLVVEVFTPNGHWSSYPPHKHDQDNLPEESYLEETYYHKVQPEHGFAIQRVYTDDRTLDETLAVRNGDAVLVPKGYHPVSAPPGYDVYYLNVMAGPTRTWKFKNDPDHEWIFNEWTK
- the iolC gene encoding 5-dehydro-2-deoxygluconokinase; protein product: MSYITFEENRPMDFIGLGRLCIDLNANEIHRPMEETRTFTKYVGGSPANITIAIARLGKKAGFIGRVSDDQHGRFITNYLKERGIDTSSVITDKSGSVTGLAFTEIKSPTDCSILMYRDNVADLKLEPADVKEEYIKNAKTIMISGTALAASPSREAVFKAVELARKHKVVVFFDIDYRPYTWASKDEVGIYCSLVAKKSDVILGGREEFDFLEAPYGPLKQDDRATAENWFRHNAKIVLVKRGGDGSTAFTHDGQSFKGTTFPANVVKTFGAGDSFAGAFIYGLMNGWDISRSQQFGAASASIVVSSHSCSDAMPTAEEIQAVIDKHTSK
- a CDS encoding CoA-acylating methylmalonate-semialdehyde dehydrogenase: MTQILKNFIGGKWVEATSGKTDIVPNPATGETLAHVPLSSKEDVAAAVAAAKAAFKEWKNVAVPRRARIMFKYQQLLVDNWKELAELVTKENGKSYGEAYGEVQRGIECVEFAAGAPTLMMGSNLPDIATGLESNFHRYPIGVVGGITPFNFPMMVPCWMFPLAIACGNTFVLKPSERTPLLANRLAELFSEAGLPDGVLNIVHGAHDVVNGLLEHQDVSAISFVGSQPVAEYVYKTAAAHGKRVQALAGAKNHAIVMPDANMDLAIKEIINASFGSAGERCMATSVVVAVGKAADELIPRLVEAAKAITIGNGLDEGVFLGPVIRDSHKARTVSYIETGLNEGAIALLDGREAPAAGGDGYFVGPTIFDHVKKGMKIWSDEIFAPVLSIVRVETLDEAIELANASEFANGGVLYTDSAKAIRHYRENIDAGMLGINVGVPAPMAFFPFSGYKKSFYGDLHANGKDGVEFYTRKKMVVARY